The nucleotide sequence GCCCGCCAGCGCGCCTACGTTCGCCGTGCCGGCGACGCTGCCGCCGCTCAGGGTCAGGTTGCGCAAGGCAGCGCCCTGCACGGTGCCAAACAGGCCTGCCGAAGAACCGGGCGCCAGGTTGCGGTCGATTTTCAAATTGCGCAGCGTAAATCCGCCACCATCGAATATGCCGGAAAAGCCGCTGCCGCTGCTGCCAATCGGCACAAATCCCTGGCCATTGTTCCAGTTTGCGGTGCCGCTGGCATCGATATTGCCGGCCATACGATAGCTGTTGCCAAGGGCAAGGCTGGCGACACCTTGCAAACCATAGATATCGGCGAGCAGATACGGCGAAGAAACGCCGTCGCCGCCTGCCACGCGCAGGAAACTGGCGCCGCTGCCGATGGAAAAGTTTCTGGCGCTAAATCCTGGCAGGGCCGCCGCGTTTTGCACCCAGCTGCCGCCGTCCAGCACAAACCTGCCACCCACCGTCACGGCGCCCGTGGCCATGATGGTGGAACCGGAGTTGATGTGCAGGTCGCCTGCGGTATTGAGCGCACCCGAGATGCGGATGCCGTCCGTATTGCTGCCATCGCCGATGGTCAGCGACGATGCCGAAATGCCGGCCACCTCAAGCGCGTTCAAACTCAGGGCCGTATCCGATTTGGTGCCCAGGTCGATGATGCGCGAACTGCTCAGGGGCTGGATGATCACCTTCGCGCCGCCGCCAGCGCCACCGAAATTGATGCCGCCTGCGAGACTCATATTGTCCGCCTGCAGGACCAGGCTTTGACCAGCGGCGCCGCTGCCGATCAACTGATTGCCACTGCCCGACAGCGTGATGCCGCCCGACGCGGCATTCGCGAGCAGGCTCAAATTGCCACTGCCTACATTGACTATGCCGCTGCCGGCCACGCTGGCGCCCGACAGCGACACGTTGCCGCCGTTACTGTTGATGGTGGCGGCCAGATTGACATTCGATCCCGGGCCGTAGGCGCCGCCGCTGCTGACAGCGTTGGCCGACAAGGTCACATCGCCGCCTTGGGTCGTGATGGGGGCATACACGTTGATCGACTCGCCCGCCGTTGCAGTTAGTCCGACACCAGAATTGACCATGCTCACAATGCCGCTGAAGTTGATGCGGTGCTTGGCCTGCAACGTCACATTGCTGGTCGATCCGGCAATGACGCTGGCTCCAATGACCGTACTACCCGTTGACGCGCCTTGGTTGAAATCGTCAACATCGCTCAGGCTGCCCCCTGTTCCCTGTACGACTTCGATGTCGTAGGGATCGAGCATCCAGACGCCCGTCTTGCCGCTACCCGCGCGCGCGCGCGTATCGACGCGGATGCCATCCACCGCCAAGTGATAGCCCGAGGTTTCCACGAAGCCGCCGTCGCCGCCCAGCGCGCCGCCGCGCGCGGAAAGGCTGCCGTGCACCTGCGCCGATGCATTGCCCCAGGCGATGACCTTGCCGCCGTTGCCGCTGTCGATGGCATCGGCATGCACGCTGGCGTCCTTGCCAACGAGCACCTGCCGCGCATTCTGCACGGCCGCGTTCTTGCCCTGGTAATCGCCCCCCAGCAAGACCGTACCGCCGCCCGTGGCGCCGCTGGCGTCGATTGTCGCATTGCCCAGCAAGCCCACCTGTTCGCCCAGCACCTCGATGTCGCCGCCCTTGCCGGCCGCGCCCGTGGCGCTGGTGATGCTGCCCGCTTCGAGCAGCGTCTTGCCGCTGGCCTTGAGGACGATCTTGCCATGCTCACCGACGACGGCGCTGTTCGCATTGAGCACGCCGCGCTGGCTGACCAGCGCACCGGCCATGCCTATGCTGCCGCCCTGGGCAATGATCTGCCCCAGGTTCAGGGCCTGGTCGTTTGGCGCCGAGACCAGCACGCGCAACTGCGGATTGCCGGGGTCGGCCAGCTGCACGCTGCGCCCGGCCGCCAGGATCACTTCGCCATTCGGCGCCGTGATGATGCCCGTGTTTTCCACGTTCGGCGCGATCAGCAGCACTTGCCCGCCCTTGCCAGCTTGGATGGTGCCCGCATTGCTGACGCCGCCGGCCACGCCGCCCGCCGTAAACTGGCGCCTGCCGGCCAGGAAATCCTCGTTCGACATGCCCAGGCTGGACGCTACCAGCCCGCTCACGTCCACTTTTGCTCCCTGGCCGAAGACGATGCCGTTCGGGTTGATCAGGAAGACCTTGCCGTTCGATTCGAGCGCGCCCAGGATCTTGCTGGGGTCTTGTCCCGTGATGCGGTTGAGCACGGCGCTATTGCCATTTTGCTGGATGAAGCGCGTGATTTCGCCCGCATGGATGGAAAAGCTCTGCCAGTTGATGATGGTGTTGGGCGTGTTCGTGATCGAGAAAATGTTTCCCTGTTGATTGAACGTCGCCTGTCCATGGACCACCTGCGGCAATGCGGGGTTGGCTTGCGCCGCGCCGAAGCAGCCGGCCAGCAACAGTGCCAGCGCCGTGCGGCGCAGAGGTGGCATCAGGACGAAAACGGAGGCGTGCTGGACATGGTTGTGCATGGTGTTCATCCTGATACTAGTAGGCCAAGGCGAGGCGGAAATGCAGGCGGTTGGCGCCCCGCTGTCCCGTGTCGCCGCCATTGACGACATGGGCGTAATCGAGTTGCAGATTGGCGTAGCGGCTCAACAGCAAACGCAGGCCGAGTCCGGCGCTGGCTATGCCTTGCGAAGCGCTTTCGCCAGGCAGCGCATGGTTGCGGCGCAGGCCGGCCGTGTCATAAAAGGCCAGTGCGCGGCACTGGAAACCGGGCGCCTGGCCGCACCAGTTCGGCGTGTACAGTTCCAGGTTCAGGTTGACGCCCATATCATTCGATACCTCGCGCTCCGCAAAACCCCGCACGGAGGCGGCGCCGCCGGCGCCGAACTGCTCGCCCGGCACCAGCGCGTCCGGAGTAACTTGCGCGTTGACGAGCGCGCGCCACTGCCAGTCGTCGGCCAGGACACGTCCTGTGCTTGCGCTCAGGCGCACGGTGCTGTAGGCCGCCTTGGCATGCGCGCGCACCCGGTCGAAATCGGCTTGCGCGCCATGCTTGCCACCGGGAATGTTGTGCGCGAAGGTGAGCGCCACGCTGGTCTCGCCTGCGGGCAGCGACCAGGCACCGATGTAGCTGACGCTGAGCGGATGCACGGTGACGTCGGCGCCCAGCTGCATGCCGAACAATTGCACACTGTTGCGGTAAGCCTTGTAATCGACGCCGTACACAAGCTTGGGTTCGAAATCGCCACGGCGGGCAAAGTTCTGGTTGTAACGGATGCCGGCCATGCTGCCCTGGCCGCTGACGGCAAGGTCAACAATACCGGCCGAAATGCTGCCCGAATCGACGTTCGAATAGCTGGCGAAAAAATCCATCGAGTCGCCCAGCGCATACAGCGGCAAGTGATAGCCGGCGCCATACACGCCCACCTTGTCCGGCTTTTCCAGGCTGCTCGTGTATTGCAGGCTGGCCACATGATCGCGCCCGAACAGGTTGGCATGCTGCAGCACCACGCCCACATGCGTCTTGCCCGTCTGCACACTGCCCGTATTGTCCACATTGAGCATGGCTTTCCAGGGCTTTTCATCGGCCACCGTGACAAAGGCGTCGATGGCGCCCGCCGGCTCGTCGGCCTGCAGGCGTACTTCGATCTTGCGCGCCGGGTTTTCATTGGCCAGCTTCAGGCTTTGCGACAGGGCCGGCAGGTTCGGCGTCTCGCCTTCGCGCAGGGACGGCAAGGCGCGCCGTACGTTGGCCTCGTCGACATGGGCATTGCCGCTGATGGCAAGCTTGCCCAGCGGCGTTTGCTGCACGCTCAGGCGCACTACGCCACGCTCCAGTTCCTGCTCGGGCAATTGCACCTGCACGGCGCTGTAACCACGTTCGCGGTAAGCCCCCTCGAGCGCCTCGACGGCACGGGCAATGTGGGAAAAATCGCGCTGAGCTCCCGTATAGGGCGCCAGCAAGGCTTGCACCTGCGCGGACGTGAGCAGGGTATTGCCTTGGACGTCGAAGCGGCGGATCTCGAAGCGCGGCACGCCGTCCTCTTGCGTCGCAGGAGCAGCTTCTTCCATGGAAACGGAGGCGCCGGCGGCGCCGACGGCGAACAGCAGCGCGGAACCCGCAAGCAGGTGCACCAAGCGATATGTCATGTGAAGGATTTCTTGTGTAACCGGACAAGCGCGCGACCCGCAGGCGCCAGCGTGTCCCGCAATGGATTGAAGGCAAATTTTAGTCGGCTTTTAGTTTCCAGTCAGAAATTTCTAACATTTCTCCCAGATTTTTATCGCAACGCAGCAAAGAGTGTGCCCACGATGATGAAAAACGCCGCAATGGCTGGTATTTCAGGGCGCGATGGCAAGCCTATTTGCTGTGCAATTCGGTCACGCCATCCCAGTCCGCAGGCGGCGGCAGGTGACGATAGCGCTCCAGGCGTGCCGCGTACAGCCGATACAGGCCATCATCGGGAAAGTCAGCCTGCAGGCAGGCAAGCTGCGCGCCTGCCGCCGCCCAGTCGCGCGCGCGCAGCCGGGTCAGCACCGCATGCCAGCGCTCCAGCTGGGCCAGCTCGACGGCAGAGGCGCCGGCCAGCACGCAGCGCGGTTCGAAAATGGCCACCGCTTCCTGCTTGCCCAATACCCTGATCCGGTCGAGTTCGCGATACAGGAAATCCGGGGCGGCGGCGCGCGTGGCCTCGCCCACCACGATGCCCACGCAATACAGCTTGCTGGCGCCTTCCAGGCGCGCGGCCAGATTGACGCTGTCGCCCATCACGGTATAGGCGCGGCGGATGCGCGAGCCCATGTCGCCCACATGCATGGGCCCCGTATTGAGACCGATGCCGATGCGCAGCGCCGGCCAGCCGCGTGCGCAAAACTGCCGGTTCAGCCGCGCCGCGCTTTGCTGCATCAGCAAGGCGCTGGCCACGCCGCGGCTGGCGTGATCGGCAAAGGCGACAGGCGCTCCCCAGAACGCCATCACGGCATCGCCGATGTATTTGTCCAGGGTGCCGCCATGGCTGTCGCGGATATCTTCCGACATGGCTGTCAGGTATGCGTTGATGTATTCGCGCAGCGCGGCCGGCGCCATCTGCTCGGAAATGGCCGTGAAACCGCGCACGTCGGCAAACAGCACCGTCAGTTCGCGGTTCTCGCCCTCCATGGTGTAGCGGCGCGGATCGTCGGCCATCTCCGCCACCAGTTCGGGCGCCACATACTCGCCGAAGCGCGCTACCAGCGCGCGTCCCTTGCGCACCTCGAAAAAATAGCCCCACGCCAGGTTGGCGATGAATAGCGCGACGATCAGCAACAGCAGCACGGCGCCGCCCAGCACCAGGTCGTGCACGGCATACAGGAACAGGTTGATGGCGATGGCGGCCGCCAGCGCCCCCAGAGTAGCCAGCATCACGCCGGCCGGCGGCAGCACGGCCAGGGCGCCCGCCAGCAGCAGGCCAAACAGCATGATCTGCACCAGCTCGAACGCCAGCGCATAGTCGGGCCGCGCCTTGAAGCGCCCGTCGAGCATGGACTTGATCAGGTTTGCGTGCACCTCCACCCCCGGATACTCGGCATTCACGGGCGTGGCGCGGATATCGTTCAAGCCGGGTGCCGTGGTGCCCACCAGCACGATGGCGCCCTTCAGCAGCGCGGGCGGCACCGTGCCGGCCAGTACGTCGGACGCCGACACATAGCGGAAGGCGCCGCCATCGGGGCCGCCCGTGCCGCGGTACTGCACCGTGGTGGTCAAGGCTTCGCCCACGGGGATCGCCATTGCGCCGCGCGGCGTGAACAGCATGAGGTGGTCGAGTCCGCCGTTGGCCAGCTCGCGCGCCGACAGGGTATCGGCCGTGCCCGTAAAACGGGGGGCGATGGCGCGCGCCTGCAGGTAGACGGCCACAGTGGCCAGCGACAGCGAGGGATAATAACCGTCGCCGATGCGCTGCAACAGGGTCGAGGAACGCACGACGCCATCGGCATCGGTCAGCGCCGTAAAGATGCCGGCCCCTTGGGCGGCGGCCTGCAGGGGCGCGATATTGGCTTCGTAGCCGCGCGCCACGTAGGCCGTGACGGTGCGCCCGTTCAAATCGGCGACGGTAAAAGCGGGCTTGGGCAGCACACCCTTCCTTTGCTGGTCCGAGACGCTGTAACCGAGCACCACGGGTTTGCCACGCATGGCCTCGGCAAACAGGCCGTCGTAGTCCATGGCCGGGCGCAATTTTTCCAGCTGAGCCGGCAAGCCTGCCACGCCCGCCAATTCGCCGCGCGACAGCCCTTGCAGCACGGCGTAGCCGGAACTGGTGTCCGCTTCGGGAAACGAGATATCGAAGCCCAGCACAGCTACTCCGTAGTGGCCGCTGAGCTGGTGCACCAGGCGCGCCTGGATATCGCGGCTCCAGGGAAAGCGGCCCACGCGGGCCAGGCTTTGCTCATCGATGTCGACGATGACGATGCGGCGGTCCAGCTGCGCCGTTTCGGCGCGCATGCGCCAGTCGCCCAGCATGGCGTCAAGCCGCGCAATATTGTCGTTGCCGGCCAGGCACAGGATGGCGGCCGCCACGCTCAAGAACACACCCATGAAAAAACGCGCGCCATGCTTGCGCCATGCTGGCGCCAGCGCGCCGCGCCAGGCCCGCTTCACGGCGTGTAGCCCGGAATGGCCGCCTCGTCGACGGCATCGATCTGGTTCGGATGCAAGTGCTTTTCAGCGAAGGTGATATAGACTTTGCTGCGGATGAAAACGTCGAACAGTTCCGGGTCGATATGCCCGTTCAGACTGAAATTGCCGAGGATGCGCAAGGATTCGGACAGCGACTTGCCCTTTTTATAGGGCCGGTCGCGTGCCGTCAGGGCCTCGAAAATGTCGGCGATGGCCATCAGCCGTGCCGGCACCGACATCTGCTCTTTCGTCAGCCCGCGCGGATAGCCCTTGCCATCCATGCGCTCGTGGTGGCCGCCCGCGTATTCGGGCACCTTCTGCAGGTGCTTGGGCCACGGCAGCGCTTCGAGCATGCGGATCGACACGCTGATATGGTTGTTGACGATGGCCCGCTCGGCTGCCGTCAGGGTGCCGGCGCGGATGGTCAGGTTTTCCGTCTCGTCGGCATCGAGAAAATCGCGCAGTTCGCCATCGGCCGCGCGCCAGCGGCGCCTAGCGATCTGCCGCACTCTTTCCTGGTCGGCCTGCGCCATGCTTTCACCGCCGATGTTCACTGTGCGGATGAAGTCGCGCTCTTCGCGCAGCGCCGCCAGCTCCAGTTCCAGCGCGCGACCGATGGCGTCCTTTTGCTGCGGCTGCGCCGCCTGCTGGCGCAGGGCCGCGATCTCGGCGTCGCGCAGCAGCACTTCGTAGCGCGTGTCGATCAGGGCGATGCGATCGAAGATTGTTTCCAGCTTGGTGGCCTTGTCGACCACGTGCACGGGCGTGGTGATCTTGCCGCAGTCGTGCAGCAGGCCGGCCAGCCACAATTGCTTGCGCTCATTGTCGCTGAGCCGGAAATCGGCCAGCGGCCCCGTTTGCGTGGCGTGCGCGGCGTCGGCCAGCAGCATCGTCAGCTCGGGCACGAACTGGCAATGACGGCCCGTGTAGGGCGACTTTTCGTCGATGCCGATATTGATCAGGGTAACGAGCGATTCCAGCAGCTCTTCCAGTTGCAAAATGAGCAGCTGATTGGTCAGCGCCACACCCGCCTGCGCGGCCAGCGCCTCGATGAAGCGCTGGTCGGTGGAGGAAAAGGCACGCACCTGCCCCGTCTCCCCATCCTTGGCATTGACCAGTTGCAGCACGCCGATCAAATCGCCCTCGTGATCGCTCATGGGCACCGTCAGGATCGATTGCGTGTGGTAGCCGTGGTGACGGTCAAACTCGCGCATGCCGGAAAAATTGAAGCCCTCATCACGGTACACGTCGGTGATATTCACGCTGCGGCGCATGTTCGCAGCGTACGCAGCCACCGATGCCAGGTTAGGCTGGCCGGCGCCATCGAACAGGGGCACGCCCGGCAAGCCCATG is from Janthinobacterium sp. 61 and encodes:
- a CDS encoding ShlB/FhaC/HecB family hemolysin secretion/activation protein is translated as MTYRLVHLLAGSALLFAVGAAGASVSMEEAAPATQEDGVPRFEIRRFDVQGNTLLTSAQVQALLAPYTGAQRDFSHIARAVEALEGAYRERGYSAVQVQLPEQELERGVVRLSVQQTPLGKLAISGNAHVDEANVRRALPSLREGETPNLPALSQSLKLANENPARKIEVRLQADEPAGAIDAFVTVADEKPWKAMLNVDNTGSVQTGKTHVGVVLQHANLFGRDHVASLQYTSSLEKPDKVGVYGAGYHLPLYALGDSMDFFASYSNVDSGSISAGIVDLAVSGQGSMAGIRYNQNFARRGDFEPKLVYGVDYKAYRNSVQLFGMQLGADVTVHPLSVSYIGAWSLPAGETSVALTFAHNIPGGKHGAQADFDRVRAHAKAAYSTVRLSASTGRVLADDWQWRALVNAQVTPDALVPGEQFGAGGAASVRGFAEREVSNDMGVNLNLELYTPNWCGQAPGFQCRALAFYDTAGLRRNHALPGESASQGIASAGLGLRLLLSRYANLQLDYAHVVNGGDTGQRGANRLHFRLALAY
- a CDS encoding CHASE2 domain-containing protein, with the protein product MKRAWRGALAPAWRKHGARFFMGVFLSVAAAILCLAGNDNIARLDAMLGDWRMRAETAQLDRRIVIVDIDEQSLARVGRFPWSRDIQARLVHQLSGHYGVAVLGFDISFPEADTSSGYAVLQGLSRGELAGVAGLPAQLEKLRPAMDYDGLFAEAMRGKPVVLGYSVSDQQRKGVLPKPAFTVADLNGRTVTAYVARGYEANIAPLQAAAQGAGIFTALTDADGVVRSSTLLQRIGDGYYPSLSLATVAVYLQARAIAPRFTGTADTLSARELANGGLDHLMLFTPRGAMAIPVGEALTTTVQYRGTGGPDGGAFRYVSASDVLAGTVPPALLKGAIVLVGTTAPGLNDIRATPVNAEYPGVEVHANLIKSMLDGRFKARPDYALAFELVQIMLFGLLLAGALAVLPPAGVMLATLGALAAAIAINLFLYAVHDLVLGGAVLLLLIVALFIANLAWGYFFEVRKGRALVARFGEYVAPELVAEMADDPRRYTMEGENRELTVLFADVRGFTAISEQMAPAALREYINAYLTAMSEDIRDSHGGTLDKYIGDAVMAFWGAPVAFADHASRGVASALLMQQSAARLNRQFCARGWPALRIGIGLNTGPMHVGDMGSRIRRAYTVMGDSVNLAARLEGASKLYCVGIVVGEATRAAAPDFLYRELDRIRVLGKQEAVAIFEPRCVLAGASAVELAQLERWHAVLTRLRARDWAAAGAQLACLQADFPDDGLYRLYAARLERYRHLPPPADWDGVTELHSK
- a CDS encoding HD family phosphohydrolase, which codes for MPQLHPEKIAHRLEQLTELSVALGHSLGGEGHDIGALLQRIVLLAKSMSGADGATLYRPMADRRQLAFDISVNDSLGIAQGGDMGLPGVPLFDGAGQPNLASVAAYAANMRRSVNITDVYRDEGFNFSGMREFDRHHGYHTQSILTVPMSDHEGDLIGVLQLVNAKDGETGQVRAFSSTDQRFIEALAAQAGVALTNQLLILQLEELLESLVTLINIGIDEKSPYTGRHCQFVPELTMLLADAAHATQTGPLADFRLSDNERKQLWLAGLLHDCGKITTPVHVVDKATKLETIFDRIALIDTRYEVLLRDAEIAALRQQAAQPQQKDAIGRALELELAALREERDFIRTVNIGGESMAQADQERVRQIARRRWRAADGELRDFLDADETENLTIRAGTLTAAERAIVNNHISVSIRMLEALPWPKHLQKVPEYAGGHHERMDGKGYPRGLTKEQMSVPARLMAIADIFEALTARDRPYKKGKSLSESLRILGNFSLNGHIDPELFDVFIRSKVYITFAEKHLHPNQIDAVDEAAIPGYTP